Proteins co-encoded in one Candida albicans SC5314 chromosome 3, complete sequence genomic window:
- the DOT1 gene encoding histone methyltransferase (Putative modulator of white-opaque switching): MISGHLQTPDSSDHSGDEAKLTKPSGLESKTNELWSSDLEEELESRIMQPATFSSILKQFPSISEETIISKIMSNKNCDKNNWKKKIYCYRYFLQPSKEEPDVGNMKSLVEKLEKLKLKKWSASEIEQLFCNYLEDLTTSAVKVSIPGKTLDEVAAAVNNIHPRPRWTRKEIECLIKNENDFKKLEKDLFVRDLDSIKKKIRRDNLSIQNEIQDSEKKSPQSTDSNNKDSSRDLSRKERDQLKKLLSKPICFSELLAKFPGHSWEYIAREIIQLDSSEDNTIWLKKIYYYCVVYSISVDKEITKYIGGGNRIYEKVRSDWSKIKTLDFFKDWSLQEFERLYCFAFHDLTKSALTKNFPSKNLNDICKVVNISFPKVPYTDREMKYLERHLDTPMQTLENNLPFRSRGSIHKKLEALKALTETTEQKQPPTKTRPKNEEEKNVENAAYMKELIMFDLTLEAIENTFPSEPIEEIIKEIKNSEIFDPLSFTRGEKELMAKLVKKGNLIDDCFDYFPLREEEFIRSKYAEAEYVSGRKMKFNTPEERLAYEAKWTLFNMGKQEYGRGNRRSTKRYCEIDELSKLEQEASVKRSKKKIELTEEELEQRRKRSEHFRLCRLKKLEEKREKYRIEKAKRLEKIAAGLIKPSTSGYELKDIVTSAEYFQSIVGDKQKVQEGQKRKRIQTEYFAPEFIEKPKAVKLKTTKRQAEKNKIKKQLKREAQLKIKKKKTIAPKKGKRRVKTNNGIIEEIKDVYKLSSEPYVESEVEEEDEEEDYISPYDPPDIISDSQVKLNGRHLYISSFYKELPEIPELKFVSLPHMEMSGNDITVAKQIMTTANDDILYDDCLAYEIVAQHIKSYRDLPISFPPVLDPITHELNSANIVRIRFFLYPEHYESFMLASPKSNELDPVHEIAKLFMIQYSLYFSHSDTLKKIITEDYCHKLEHSVEENDFGEFMFVVDKWNQLVMKLSPNLASVQNILGLKEDINEAPRAYLNQQEVSIPTNSDLKIETFYDEIMYESASPLFNPINSNLEIDSESAPIPLGEVEIPNNVIEEINEKMPDNYIPDFFRRLKEKTEVSRYAMQQILLRVYSRVVSTDSRKLRSYKAFTAETYGELLPSFTSEVLEKLNLLPTQKFYDLGSGVGNTTFQAALEFGACSSGGCEIMEHASKLTELQAGLIQKHLAVLGLQKLNLDFALHESFVGNEKVRASCLDCDVLIINNYLFDGQLNDEVGKLLYGLRPGTKIVSLRNFISPRYRATFDTVFDFLSVEKHEMSDIMSVSWTANKVPYYISTVEETIPREYLSREETKETSGKSKSVSPVGEIENVAAAMMTPPTDSSESEIIKN; encoded by the coding sequence atgatatCAGGACATCTACAAACACCAGATCTGTCTGATCATTCAGGTGATGAAGCAAAGTTAACCAAACCATCAGGATTAGAACTGAAAACAAATGAACTATGGTCATCAGATTTGGAGGAGGAATTGGAAAGTCGAATAATGCAACCTGCCACATTTAGCTCaatattaaaacaatttccTTCTATCCTGGAGGAGACTATAATATCGAAGATTAtgtcaaataaaaattgcgataaaaacaattggaagaagaaaatatatTGTTACAGGTATTTTTTACAGCCACTGAAAGAAGAACCAGATGTTGGCAACATGAAGTCGCTAGTGGAAAAGCTTGAAAAgttaaagttgaaaaaatggAGTGCCCTGGAAATTGAGCAACTCTTTTGCAATTATTTAGAGGATTTGACCACGTCCGCAGTGAAGGTGTCAATTCCTGGAAAGACTTTGGATGAGGTGGCAGCAGCAGTGAACAATATTCACCCGAGACCACGTTGGACACGTAAAGAAATTGAGTGTCtaatcaaaaatgaaaatgattttaaaaagtTGGAAAAGGATCTTTTCGTCAGAGATCTTGATTCtatcaagaagaaaataagaAGGGATAATCTTTCTattcaaaatgaaattcaaGATTCCGAAAAAAAGTCTCCCCAAAGTACtgattcaaataataaagattCTTCGCGGGATTTATCTCGAAAGGAACGAGAtcagttgaaaaaattactatCAAAACCTATATGTTTTTCAGAGTTGCTTGCTAAATTTCCAGGTCACTCTTGGGAATATATTGCTCGtgaaataattcaattagaTTCATCTGAAGATAATACGATTTGGTTaaagaagatttattaCTACTGTGTTGTGTATTCAATATCTgttgataaagaaattacGAAATACATAGGAGGTGGTAACAGGATTTATGAAAAGGTTCGGTCTGATTGGagtaaaatcaaaactcttgattttttcaaggATTGGTCATTACAAGAGTTTGAGCGTTTGTATTGTTTTGCTTTTCACGATCTCACCAAGAGTGCTTTGACTAAAAATTTTCCTTCCAAGAATCTAAATGATATTTGCAAAGTTGTTAATATTAGTTTTCCAAAAGTACCTTATACGGATCGAGAAATGAAATACTTGGAACGCCATTTAGATACACCAATGCAGACTCTAGAAAATAATCTACCTTTCAGATCCAGGGGATCAATACATAAAAAGTTGGAAGCCTTGAAAGCTTTGACAGAAACTACCGAACAAAAGCAACCACCCACCAAAACTAGACCAAAAAATGAGGAGGAGAAGAATGTGGAAAATGCAGCATATATGAAAGAGTTGATTATGTTTGATCTTACATTAGAAGCAATCGAGAATACTTTTCCTTCAGaaccaattgaagaaattatcaAGGAAATTAAGAATAGCGAGATATTTGATCCACTTCTGTTTACCAGGggtgaaaaagaattaatgGCCAAGTTGGTTAAAAAAGGTAACTTGATCGACGATTGCTTTGATTACTTTCCCTTAAgggaagaagaatttattCGTTCCAAATATGCAGAGGCTGAATATGTTTCTGGTAGAAAAATGAAGTTCAACACTCCTGAAGAAAGATTGGCATACGAAGCAAAATGGACTTTGTTCAACATGGGCAAACAGGAATATGGTCGAGGAAATAGAAGATCCACCAAAAGATATTGTGAAATAGACGAATTGAGTAAATTGGAGCAAGAAGCTAGTGTGAAGCGTagcaagaaaaaaattgaattgacgGAAGAGGAACTCGAACAACGCCGTAAAAGACTGGAACATTTTAGACTCTGCCGTTTAAAGAAGTTGGAAGAGAAACGAGAAAAGTATAGAATTGAGAAAGCCAAAAGATTAGAAAAAATTGCTGCTGGTTTAATCAAACCATCTACTTCTGGTTATGAGTTGAAAGACATTGTTACTAGTGCTGAGTACTTTCAATCTATAGTTGGTGATAAACAAAAGGTTCAAGAGGGCCAAAAGAGGAAAAGAATTCAAACGGAGTATTTTGCCCcagaatttattgaaaaaccTAAGGCtgtgaaattgaaaactacCAAAAGACAAgcagaaaaaaacaaaatcaagaaacaattgaaacgTGAAGCTCAgttgaaaatcaaaaagaaaaagaccATTGCCCCTAAAAAAGGTAAACGTAGAGTCAAAACTAATAATGGGATTATCGAAGAAATTAAGGACGTGTATAAACTTTCACTGGAGCCGTATGTTGAACTGGaagtagaagaagaggatGAGGAAGAAGATTACATTAGTCCATATGACCCACCAGATATCATTTCCGATTCCCAGGTGAAATTAAACGGCAGACACTTGTATATATCTTCATTTTACAAGGAGCTTCCAGAAATTCCAGAGTTGAAGTTTGTGTCGTTACCACACATGGAAATGTCTGGAAATGATATTACTGTGgcaaaacaaataatgaCTACAGCAAACGATGATATTCTATACGATGACTGTTTGGCATATGAAATTGTTGCCCAACATATAAAGTCATACCGTGATTTGCCAATTTCATTTCCTCCGGTATTGGACCCAATAACCCATGAGTTAAATTCAGCAAATATTGTTAGAATAaggttttttctttatccaGAACATTATGAACTGTTTATGCTTGCTTCTCCCAAATCAAATGAGCTTGATCCAGTTCATGAAATTGCTAAACTATTTATGATTCAATATTCCTTATACTTTTCTCACTCGGAtacattgaaaaagatcATAACGGAGGATTATTGTCACAAACTTGAACATtctgttgaagaaaatgattttgGTGAGTTTATGTTTGTGGTTGATAAATGGAACCAATTAGTAATGAAACTTTCTCCTAACCTAGCTTCCGTACAGAACATTTTAGGTTTAAAAGAAGATATTAATGAGGCTCCAAGAGCTTATTTGAACCAACAAGAGGTTAGTATACCCACAAATTCggatttgaaaatagaGACATTTTATGACGAGATTATGTATGAATCAGCTAGTCCGTTATTTAATCCAATTAATTCCAATTTGGAAATAGATTCCGAACTGGCACCCATCCCATTAGGTGAGGTTGAAATACCCAACAATGtcattgaagaaataaatgAGAAGATGCCAGATAACTATATTCCTGACTTTTTCAGAAGATTAAAGGAAAAAACAGAAGTGTCAAGATATGCAATGCAACAAATCCTACTTAGAGTTTATTCACGAGTTGTCTCCACCGATTCTAGAAAATTGCGGTCTTATAAAGCTTTCACTGCCGAGACTTATGGTGAATTACTTCCATCGTTTACTAGTGAGGTgttggaaaaattgaatttattaccTACACAAAAGTTTTACGATCTAGGTTCAGGTGTTGGGAACACCACTTTTCAAGCTGCTTTGGAATTTGGAGCATGTAGTAGTGGAGGTTGTGAAATTATGGAGCATGCTTCTAAATTGACTGAATTACAAGCTGGGTTAATACAAAAACATTTGGCAGTATTGGGATTACAAAAACTAAATCTTGATTTTGCTCTCCATGAAAGTTTTGTTGGTAATGAAAAAGTTCGGGCAAGCTGTTTGGATTGTGATGttcttattattaataattatttgtttgatgGACAATTGAATGATGAAGTTGGGAAATTGTTGTATGGATTGAGACCAGGGACTAAGATTGTTAGTTTGAGGAACTTTATCAGCCCTCGTTATCGAGCCACTTTTGATActgtttttgattttttgagTGTTGAGAAACATGAAATGAGTGACATTATGTCTGTTAGTTGGACTGCCAATAAGGTTCCCTATTATATATCAACAGTCGAAGAAACAATACCACGGGAGTATTTGAGCAGAGAAGAAACAAAGGAAACAAGTGGTAAATCTAAATCAGTCAGTCCCGTTGgggaaattgaaaatgtggCAGCTGCCATGATGACTCCGCCGACTGACTCTTCAGAATCGGagattatcaaaaattaa
- the ISW2 gene encoding DNA translocase (Ortholog of S. cerevisiae Isw2; an ATPase involved in chromatin remodeling; required for chlamydospore formation; Hap43-induced gene; repressed by high-level peroxide stress), which yields MTTTSTTTTNTTNGQFCSDESLEERRKRFLLEVDAKHERAHDKDDATKRFQYLLGLSALFRKFINLNASKDPAFKKRIREIDSKTSFKESSKKAKNSRRRKTEKEEDAELLQDEEHQDDEDHQHTVMTESPSYIKEGKLREYQIQGLNWLISLYENRLSGILADEMGLGKTLQTISFLGYLRYIKHIDGPFIVIVPKSTLDNWRREFAKWTPDVNVVVLQGDKEQRASIIKDQLYTAKFDVLITSFEMILREKSALQKFRWEYIVVDEAHRIKNEDSSLSKIIRLFYSRNRLLITGTPLQNNLHELWALLNFLLPDVFGDSDQFDEAFDNQNSEELDEEEKQRRQDKAVSELHQLLSPFLLRRVKADVEKSLLPKIETNVYIGMTDMQVEWYKRLLEKDIDAVNGVVGKREGKTRLLNIVMQLRKCCNHPYLFDGAEPGPPYTTDEHLVYNSGKMIILDKMLKKFKAEGSRVLIFSQMSRVLDILEDYCYFRDYEYCRIDGSTSHEDRIEAIDEYNAPDSEKFIFLLTTRAGGLGINLTSADIVILYDSDWNPQADLQAMDRAHRIGQKKQVKVFRFVTEKAIEEKVLERAAQKLRLDQLVIQQGRQMNSNNNVGNSKDDLIGMIQHGAKEVFENSKGTMLDDDVEEILKRGAEKTAELNNKFNKLGLDDIQNFTSDASAYEWNGQDFTKKGNNASLGLNWINPSKRVRKELTYSVDNYYKDVLKQPAVVKEKVVKQPVVKPKAPKSYNVQDHQFFADELVTLLEREQLAFKKEISYQYSVDDFGDSDEEFLEQDDEDDMTRDEKRKIAQEKINNAVALTEEEIATRDRLLEESFHNWSRRDFTNFIHATAKYGRNEYKKIAKALGNKKRSEIERYSKMFWQNYQKIEGYEKYLSQIEAVEKKREKLINQQKLLAKKIESLQDPLEDLKIQYPPNNSKRVYSKTEDKFLLYCVHKYGLSTENLYDKIKDEILTSDIFKFDWYIRSRTPQEIGRRISTLLLAITREMEGPLHGKKRKAMGESNNSSRFGSVEPSSINGEKHSPEVIDNEQTVKKLKL from the coding sequence atgacaacaacaagcaccactaccaccaacaccaccaaCGGTCAGTTTTGCCTGGATGAGAGTttagaagaaagaagaaaacgGTTTCTATTAGAAGTAGATGCAAAACACGAACGGGCACACGACAAAGATGATGCAACCAAaagatttcaatatttattgGGGTTGAGTGCATTATTTagaaaatttattaatttaaacGCCTCTAAAGATCCAGCattcaagaaaagaattagGGAAATAGATAGCAAAACTTCATTCAAGGAATCAAGTAAGAAGGCTAAAAATTCAAGACGAAGAAAAACtgaaaaggaagaagatgCAGAATTGTTACAGGATGAAGAGCATCAAGACGACGAGGATCACCAACATACGGTAATGACAGAATCTCCATCATATATTAAAGAAGGAAAACTAAGAGAATACCAAATACAGGGGTTGAATTGGTTAATATCGTTGTATGAAAACCGATTAAGTGGAATATTAGCAGATGAGATGGGATTAGGGAAAACTTTACAAACCATCTCATTCTTAGGTTACTTGAGATACATTAAACATATCGATGGACCATTCATTGTTATAGTGCCAAAATCAACATTGGACAATTGGAGAAGAGAGTTCGCCAAATGGACACCTGATGTTAATGTGGTCGTGTTACAGGGTGACAAAGAACAAAGAGCTAGTATAATTAAAGACCAATTATATACAGCAAAATTTGATGTTTTAATTACTTCTTTTGAAATGATTCTTCGTGAAAAGAGCGCGCTTCAAAAGTTTAGATGGGAGTACATCGTTGTTGATGAAGCTCATAGAATCAAAAATGAAGACAGCTCACTTTCGAAAATAATTAGATTATTTTATTCTAGAAATAGATTGCTTATTACTGGTACCCCATTGCAAAATAATTTGCACGAGCTTTGGgcattattgaattttcttcttccagATGTATTTGGTGATTCAGACCAATTTGATGAAGCATTTGACAATCAAAATTCCGAAGAGttggatgaagaagaaaagcAAAGGAGACAGGATAAAGCAGTTAGTGAATTACATCAGCTTCTAAGTCCCTTCTTACTTCGAAGAGTAAAGGCAGATGTGGAAAAGTCGTTATTACCGAAAATCGAAACCAATGTGTACATCGGCATGACAGACATGCAAGTAGAATGGTACAAGAGATTGTTAGAGAAAGATATCGACGCCGTTAACGGTGTTGTTGGAAAACGTGAAGGTAAAACACGACTTTTGAATATTGTGATGCAGTTACGTAAATGCTGTAACCATCCGTATTTATTTGATGGTGCCGAGCCGGGTCCACCGTATACTACAGATGAGCACTTGGTGTACAATTCCGGtaaaatgataatattggATAAAATGctcaaaaaattcaaagcAGAAGGTAGCAGGGTGCTAATTTTCTCACAAATGTCACGAGTACTTGATATTCTTGAAGATTACTGTTATTTTCGAGATTATGAATATTGCAGAATTGATGGATCAACATCACACGAAGATCGAATTGAGGCCATCGATGAATATAATGCACCCGATTCAGAAAAGTTTATTTTCCTTTTAACAACGCGTGCTGGTGGGTTGGGTATTAATTTAACGAGTGCTGATATTGTAATTTTATACGATTCAGACTGGAACCCTCAGGCAGATTTACAAGCCATGGATCGAGCACATAGAATTGGTCAGAAAAAGCAAGTCAAAGTTTTCCGATTTGTCACCGAAAAAgctattgaagaaaaagttttagAAAGAGCTGCACAAAAATTGAGATTAGATCAGTTAGTTATTCAACAAGGTCGACAAATGAACTCAAATAATAACGTTGGAAACTCAAAGGATGACTTGATTGGAATGATTCAACACGGTGCCAAAgaagtttttgaaaattccAAAGGAACAATGTTGGATGATGACGTTGAGGAAATTTTGAAGCGAGGAGCCGAAAAAACAGCAGaactcaacaacaaattcaataaacttGGTCTTGATGATATACAAAATTTCACTTCTGATGCTTCAGCATATGAATGGAATGGACAAGACTTTACGAAAAAGGGTAATAATGCAAGTCTAGGATTGAATTGGATCAACCCATCCAAAAGAGTAAGAAAGGAGTTGACGTACTCCgttgataattattataaagaTGTATTGAAACAACCTGCAGTAgtcaaagaaaaagttgttaAACAACCAGTTGTGAAACCCAAGGCCCCAAAGTCGTACAATGTACAAGACCATCAATTTTTCGCCGACGAATTGGTAACCCTACTTGAAAGAGAACAGTTGGCATTTAAAAAGGAAATCAGTTATCAATATTCTGTTGATGACTTTGGAGAtagtgatgaagaattcCTTGAacaagatgatgaagacgaTATGACACGTGACGAGAAGCGTAAAATTGCCCAAGAAAAGATTAATAATGCAGTTGCTTTAACTGAAGAGGAAATTGCAACGAGAGATAGGCTACTCGAAGAGAGTTTTCACAATTGGTCTAGAAGAGATTTTACTAATTTCATACACGCAACAGCAAAGTATGGACGCaatgaatataaaaaaattgccaAAGCTCTCGGTAATAAAAAACGATCGGAAATTGAACGATATTCCAAGATGTTTTGgcaaaattatcaaaagaTAGAAGGTTACGAAAAGTATTTATCTCAAATTGAAGCCGTTGAGAAAAAGCGTGAAAAGTTGatcaatcaacaaaaactattggctaaaaaaattgaaagtcTTCAAGATCCTTtagaagatttgaaaattcaaTACCCACCAAACAATTCCAAAAGAGTTTATTCCAAAACAGAagataaatttttgttatACTGTGTCCATAAATATGGCTTATCGACGGAGAATTTGTATGATAAAATAAAGGATGAAATTCTTACTAgtgatatttttaaattcGATTGGTATATAAGGTCTAGAACTCCACAAGAAATTGGTAGAAGAATATCCACATTACTTCTAGCGATAACTCGTGAGATGGAAGGCCCATTACACGGGAAAAAGAGGAAAGCAATGGgtgaatcaaataatagCTCTAGATTTGGATCAGTGGAACCATCATCTATAAACGGAGAAAAACACTCTCCAGAAGTTATCGACAATGAACAGACagtaaaaaaattgaaactttaa